One Mucilaginibacter ginkgonis genomic region harbors:
- a CDS encoding type II toxin-antitoxin system RelE/ParE family toxin, whose protein sequence is MSFKIIPTPPFERELKRLAKKYISLKTDFQNLINEIQEDPNIGQPIGNNCYKVRLAINSKGKGKSGGARVITYVVIVKEEIYLLSIYDKSEVESISNKEILQRLKGL, encoded by the coding sequence ATGAGCTTTAAAATAATCCCGACTCCACCATTTGAAAGAGAATTAAAACGTCTTGCAAAAAAGTATATTTCTTTAAAGACCGACTTTCAGAATTTAATAAATGAAATCCAAGAAGACCCTAATATTGGCCAGCCAATTGGCAACAATTGCTATAAAGTGAGGTTAGCAATAAATTCTAAAGGCAAAGGAAAGTCTGGTGGGGCAAGGGTCATTACATACGTAGTTATAGTGAAAGAGGAAATTTATTTACTATCGATTTACGACAAGTCAGAAGTTGAATCGATTTCTAATAAGGAGATCTTACAACGCTTAAAAGGGTTATAA
- a CDS encoding M1 family metallopeptidase, with protein sequence MFKKLLPVILAIIVVQTVSAQTLYIPRDITKAFNKGTRDVNGKPGKNYWQNRARYNIHITAAPPNRTITGTEEIVYINNSPDTLRSLNMKLIVNIHRPGAVRLAPVSNRYLTDGVQIDTFKVNDAMINWDNAARGATNDAVRLPKSLMPHDSVRLNIAWHYQVSLQSEREGMIDSTTYYLAYFYPRVSVYDDYNGWDRLPFNDALEFYNDFNDYKLSVTIPKNYIVWSTGTLQNASQVLQPEYLKRLQASFKSDSTIHIATAQDLASKKVTAQKDMNTWVWTADNITDVALGISDHYVWDAASVVVDKKTGRRASMQAAFADASQDFHHSVQYGRNSLGWFSENWPGMPYPFPKMTAFQGFADMEYPMMVNDSHTPDVRFAQFVQDHEIAHTYFPFYMGINETRYGYMDEGWATTFELLIGGAEVGKDAAERLYKGFRVNRYTHDPSTFEDLPIITPTSELMAGAGNNEYGKPSLSYLALKDMLGDELFKKALHTYMDNWHGKHPIPWDYFNSMSAGSGKNLNWFFKNWFFTNNYIDIAIDKVTTSATGGVVDIKNIGGFAIPFDVVVTYADGSSKTFHQTPAVWQNNQTGFSVNLTGTQAISSVKLDNGIFMDADESNNSWKK encoded by the coding sequence ATGTTTAAAAAATTGCTGCCTGTTATCCTCGCGATAATTGTTGTTCAAACCGTCTCTGCGCAAACGCTTTACATCCCGCGTGATATCACTAAAGCCTTTAATAAAGGCACACGCGATGTAAACGGAAAGCCCGGTAAAAACTACTGGCAAAACCGTGCCCGTTATAATATTCATATAACCGCTGCGCCGCCAAACCGCACCATTACCGGAACAGAAGAAATAGTGTATATCAACAATAGCCCGGATACCCTAAGAAGCTTAAACATGAAACTGATCGTCAATATCCATCGCCCGGGAGCGGTGAGATTGGCACCGGTAAGCAACCGGTATCTGACAGATGGTGTACAGATTGATACCTTTAAAGTTAATGACGCTATGATAAATTGGGATAATGCAGCACGCGGAGCAACAAATGACGCCGTGCGCTTGCCTAAATCGCTGATGCCGCACGATTCTGTGCGGTTGAACATAGCATGGCATTACCAGGTTTCCCTCCAAAGCGAGCGCGAAGGAATGATAGATTCTACCACATATTACCTGGCCTACTTCTACCCACGAGTTTCTGTTTATGATGATTACAATGGCTGGGACCGCTTGCCTTTTAATGACGCGCTTGAGTTCTATAACGACTTTAATGACTACAAGCTAAGTGTAACTATTCCGAAAAATTACATAGTGTGGAGCACCGGTACTTTACAAAATGCGTCACAGGTTCTACAGCCGGAATATCTAAAACGTTTGCAGGCTTCATTTAAAAGCGACTCGACCATTCACATCGCCACTGCGCAAGACCTGGCATCTAAAAAAGTAACTGCGCAAAAGGACATGAATACCTGGGTGTGGACGGCAGATAATATAACCGACGTTGCCCTTGGCATTAGTGACCATTATGTGTGGGATGCTGCAAGCGTTGTAGTGGATAAGAAAACCGGCAGACGCGCCAGCATGCAGGCCGCCTTTGCAGATGCCTCGCAAGATTTTCATCATTCAGTACAATATGGCCGTAACAGTTTAGGCTGGTTTTCTGAAAACTGGCCGGGCATGCCCTACCCTTTCCCAAAGATGACAGCGTTTCAGGGTTTTGCCGACATGGAATACCCTATGATGGTGAATGACAGCCACACCCCTGATGTAAGGTTTGCGCAGTTTGTACAGGACCACGAAATAGCGCACACTTACTTTCCATTCTACATGGGCATCAATGAAACCCGTTATGGCTATATGGACGAGGGCTGGGCAACAACTTTTGAGTTGCTGATCGGCGGGGCCGAGGTTGGTAAAGATGCTGCTGAAAGACTATACAAAGGCTTTAGGGTAAACCGCTACACCCATGACCCGTCGACTTTTGAAGATCTGCCGATCATTACCCCAACCAGTGAATTAATGGCAGGCGCAGGTAATAACGAGTATGGCAAACCGTCTTTAAGCTATCTGGCGTTGAAAGATATGCTGGGCGACGAGCTGTTTAAAAAAGCGCTGCATACTTATATGGATAATTGGCATGGCAAGCACCCAATTCCGTGGGACTATTTCAACTCAATGAGTGCGGGCTCCGGTAAAAACCTGAACTGGTTTTTCAAAAACTGGTTCTTTACCAACAATTACATCGATATAGCTATCGATAAAGTCACAACTTCTGCTACGGGCGGTGTGGTTGACATTAAAAACATTGGCGGCTTCGCGATACCTTTTGATGTGGTGGTTACTTATGCCGATGGCAGCAGTAAAACCTTCCATCAGACGCCGGCAGTATGGCAAAATAACCAAACAGGATTCTCAGTAAATCTTACTGGCACGCAAGCGATAAGTTCGGTAAAATTAGACAACGGCATTTTCATGGATGCTGATGAAAGCAATAACAGCTGGAAGAAATAA